One Mangifera indica cultivar Alphonso chromosome 4, CATAS_Mindica_2.1, whole genome shotgun sequence genomic region harbors:
- the LOC123213098 gene encoding uncharacterized protein At1g66480-like, whose product MGNSLGGKKTTKVMKISGETFKLKTPVKAEEVLKKYPGYVVLESEAVKHFGTRAKPLQPQQNLEPKRLYFLVELPNVPAEIVPRRVRSGIQMSAKDRLESLMLARRSASDLTIMKKCGLGEESNNGKRVMMKLPKAQVEKMMKECSNEAEVAQKILELCVASNDGGDDSGEIAAKKSDNGGGVLQKQMLWKNGHGHGGVQEGFKAREKRVSFMPVNEGGSQVAVAS is encoded by the exons ATGGGGAACAGTTTGGGAGGAAAGAAGACAACAAAGGTGATGAAAATAAGCGGCGAAACATTCAAGTTAAAAACTCCGGTGAAAGCGGAAGAGGTGTTGAAGAAATATCCAGGATACGTGGTGTTAGAATCGGAAGCCGTGAAGCATTTCGGGACTCGGGCAAAGCCGTTGCAGCCGCAGCAGAATTTGGAGCCCAAACGGCTTTATTTCCTGGTGGAGCTTCCGAATGTTCCGGCGGAGATAGTTCCAAGGAGGGTCCGGTCGGGGATTCAAATGAGCGCTAAAGACAGGCTCGAGAGCTTGATGTTGGCGAGGAGATCCGCGTCGGATCTCACCATAATGAAGAAG TGTGGTTTGGGCGAGGAGAGTAATAATGGAAAGAGGGTGATGATGAAACTTCCGAAAGCTCAAGTGGAGAAGATGATGAAAGAGTGCAGCAACGAGGCCGAGGTGGCGCAGAAAATTCTGGAGCTTTGCGTGGCGAGTAATGATGGAGGTGATGATTCCGGTGAAATTGCAGCGAAGAAGAGTGACAACGGTGGTGGGGTGTTGCAGAAACAAATGCTTTGGAAGAATGGCCATGGACATGGGGGAGTTCAAGAAGGATTCAAGGCACGTGAG